From Methanobrevibacter millerae, the proteins below share one genomic window:
- the leuS gene encoding leucine--tRNA ligase: protein MTEKKWQKKWEEEKLFESNPNDKEKLFITVAFPYPSGAMHIGHGRTYTVPDVYARFKRMEGYNVLFPMAWHVTGAPVIGIADRIKRKDPWTLDLYENVHRVPKDELPKLEDPEYIVRYFSSEYNEVMHEMGYSIDWRREFRTIDPTYKKFIEWQITTLYEKGLVQKGEHPVKYCPNCDNPVGDHDLLEGEGVGVNELTLLKFKIEDKVLVTATLRPETIVGATNIWLNPDVEYVLVKANDEKWVITKEAHYNLEQQIKGLDIISEINPDDLIGKMAINPFTGDEIPIFPASFVSASYGSGVVFSEPADAPADYIALKDLKENEELIKKYNLEGIVENVVPIPVCSVKGYGEIPAADIIERLGITDQNDEKLHEATNELYKIQHSKGVIIESIPGFGGKKVRFAREELKEELISKNMATIMYDFAERPVVCRCGNNCVVKIMDDQWFMKYSNPEWKEKTHEVLNRETIIPPEVKNNFNYYIDWLDDWACSRKVGLGTRLPWDNKWLIEPLTDSTIYMSYYSVARFLKDMNPDDLNRAFFDKIYLDIDSDDIKVAPEIVKEIQDEFNYWYPLDWRLSAKDLVGNHLSFLMFHHSAIFPEDKWPKGTVVFGMGLLEGNKMSSSKGNVILLKDAIEDYTADVVRLFLMASAEPWQDFDWREKEVLGTKRRLEWFKEFAAKVEEIKGSKLDLTNIEKVELTRTIDLWMLSQLNQHIKASTEALEVFQTRKALQESLFLLKKDIDHYLYRVNHLLDKKDPAVIYVLSTVVESWIRLLAPFTPHACEELWSNYGGEGFVSAAKWPEADESLISLEIEKSEELVQNLIKDINQIKKMVGEDAQKVHIYLASDWKWDLFEIANEVGKPDIGQIMGRAVKADIYDDKKEIAAVAKKIGREMTKTKYVGKIDEAQIIDDALEYISNEVGSEVIVHTDDSYDPQNKAKNAMPYKPAILIE, encoded by the coding sequence GTGACAGAAAAGAAATGGCAGAAGAAATGGGAAGAGGAAAAATTATTTGAATCCAACCCAAATGATAAGGAAAAACTGTTTATTACCGTAGCTTTTCCATACCCTAGCGGAGCTATGCACATAGGCCACGGCCGTACATACACAGTGCCTGACGTATATGCAAGATTCAAAAGAATGGAAGGCTATAACGTTTTGTTCCCAATGGCATGGCACGTTACCGGCGCGCCTGTTATTGGAATAGCCGACAGGATTAAAAGAAAAGACCCTTGGACTCTTGACCTGTATGAAAACGTCCACAGAGTCCCTAAGGACGAATTGCCTAAATTGGAAGACCCAGAATACATCGTAAGATACTTCAGCAGCGAATACAATGAAGTGATGCACGAAATGGGTTATTCAATCGACTGGAGGCGCGAATTCAGAACAATAGATCCGACTTACAAGAAATTCATCGAATGGCAGATAACCACGCTTTATGAAAAGGGACTGGTTCAGAAAGGAGAGCATCCAGTAAAATACTGCCCTAACTGTGATAACCCTGTAGGAGACCACGACCTGCTTGAAGGGGAAGGCGTCGGTGTCAACGAGCTTACGCTTCTTAAATTCAAGATTGAAGATAAGGTTCTCGTTACTGCAACATTAAGGCCCGAAACAATCGTCGGAGCTACAAACATCTGGCTCAATCCCGATGTCGAATACGTCTTGGTCAAGGCAAACGATGAAAAATGGGTAATCACCAAAGAGGCCCATTATAACCTTGAACAGCAGATTAAGGGCCTGGACATCATATCAGAAATTAATCCCGATGACCTGATTGGTAAAATGGCAATAAATCCATTTACCGGCGATGAAATCCCGATTTTCCCTGCAAGCTTTGTAAGCGCATCATACGGTAGCGGAGTTGTATTCTCTGAACCTGCCGATGCACCTGCAGACTACATTGCTCTTAAAGACTTAAAGGAAAATGAAGAATTAATCAAGAAATACAATCTGGAAGGAATCGTTGAAAACGTTGTTCCGATCCCTGTGTGCAGCGTTAAAGGATATGGAGAAATTCCTGCAGCAGACATTATCGAAAGGCTTGGAATAACCGACCAGAACGACGAAAAGCTCCATGAAGCCACCAATGAACTGTATAAGATTCAGCACAGTAAAGGTGTCATTATCGAAAGCATTCCTGGCTTCGGAGGAAAAAAGGTCAGGTTCGCTCGTGAAGAATTAAAAGAAGAGCTCATATCCAAAAACATGGCCACAATCATGTACGATTTCGCAGAAAGGCCTGTCGTGTGCAGATGCGGAAACAACTGTGTCGTTAAAATCATGGATGACCAGTGGTTCATGAAATATTCAAATCCTGAATGGAAGGAAAAGACCCATGAAGTCTTAAACAGAGAAACCATCATTCCTCCTGAAGTCAAAAACAATTTCAACTATTACATTGACTGGCTGGACGACTGGGCATGTTCAAGAAAAGTCGGACTCGGAACAAGACTCCCCTGGGACAACAAATGGTTAATCGAGCCATTGACCGACTCCACAATTTACATGTCATACTATTCAGTTGCCAGATTCCTTAAAGACATGAATCCTGACGACTTGAACCGTGCATTCTTTGATAAAATTTATTTGGATATTGATTCAGACGACATCAAGGTAGCTCCGGAAATCGTTAAGGAAATCCAGGACGAATTCAACTACTGGTATCCTCTCGACTGGAGACTGTCCGCAAAAGACCTTGTTGGAAATCACTTAAGCTTCCTGATGTTCCACCACAGCGCAATATTTCCTGAAGACAAATGGCCTAAAGGAACAGTAGTCTTTGGAATGGGTCTTCTGGAAGGAAACAAGATGTCCTCATCAAAAGGAAACGTAATTCTTTTAAAAGACGCTATTGAAGACTATACGGCAGACGTCGTAAGGCTGTTCCTGATGGCTTCAGCCGAACCTTGGCAGGACTTCGACTGGAGGGAAAAGGAAGTTTTAGGAACCAAAAGAAGGCTTGAATGGTTTAAGGAATTCGCAGCAAAAGTAGAAGAGATTAAAGGCTCCAAACTGGATTTAACCAACATTGAAAAGGTCGAATTAACAAGAACCATTGATTTATGGATGTTAAGCCAGCTCAACCAGCACATTAAAGCGTCAACAGAAGCTTTAGAAGTTTTCCAGACCAGAAAGGCTTTACAGGAATCACTCTTCCTGCTTAAAAAGGATATTGACCACTATCTCTACAGAGTCAATCACCTCCTTGACAAAAAGGACCCTGCAGTGATTTACGTCTTATCAACGGTTGTAGAATCATGGATAAGGCTTCTTGCGCCGTTCACTCCACACGCATGTGAAGAATTATGGTCCAATTATGGCGGCGAAGGCTTTGTAAGTGCTGCTAAATGGCCTGAAGCTGATGAAAGCCTAATCAGCCTTGAAATTGAAAAGTCAGAAGAATTGGTTCAAAATCTCATAAAGGACATCAACCAGATTAAGAAGATGGTTGGAGAAGACGCCCAAAAGGTACACATTTACCTTGCTTCCGACTGGAAATGGGATCTCTTTGAAATAGCTAATGAGGTTGGAAAGCCTGATATCGGCCAGATTATGGGCAGAGCTGTTAAAGCAGACATTTATGACGACAAAAAGGAAATAGCTGCCGTAGCCAAAAAAATCGGCCGTGAAATGACCAAAACCAAATACGTGGGTAAAATCGATGAAGCGCAAATCATTGATGACGCTCTCGAATACATCTCCAATGAAGTTGGAAGTGAAGTGATTGTGCATACCGACGATTCATACGACCCGCAAAACAAGGCTAAAAACGCAATGCCTTATAAACCGGCTATTCTCATCGAATAG
- a CDS encoding NAD+ synthase — protein MNEIPKIDVEKTKKDIIEFVQNKVSEANADGLVVGLSGGIDSTVAAFLACEAVGAENVFGIVMPSTTTPTEDKLHGTAIAQQLGINYKEMAIDSILNEFLSVTQIQDDKLAIGNLKARIRMSIIYFYANSKNYLVCGTGNKSEILIGYFTKYGDGACDMEPIGDLYKTNVYELARCLEVPEEIINKPPRAGLWNNQTDEDEIGMTYELLDKILYRSIEKEESGETIAGELDISVDEVNDIIARVQRNQHKSQVPESPKKTRMVI, from the coding sequence ATGAACGAAATTCCAAAAATAGATGTTGAAAAGACGAAAAAAGATATAATCGAATTCGTTCAAAATAAAGTATCCGAAGCAAATGCAGACGGACTTGTAGTAGGACTGAGCGGAGGAATCGACTCCACAGTAGCTGCATTTTTAGCTTGCGAAGCTGTTGGAGCGGAAAACGTGTTCGGAATAGTTATGCCTTCCACAACAACCCCAACGGAAGATAAGCTTCACGGCACTGCAATAGCTCAGCAATTAGGAATAAACTACAAGGAAATGGCTATTGATAGTATTTTAAACGAATTCTTATCAGTTACACAGATTCAAGATGACAAATTGGCTATTGGAAATCTAAAGGCAAGAATAAGGATGTCCATTATATATTTCTATGCCAATTCCAAAAACTACCTCGTTTGCGGAACAGGCAACAAAAGCGAAATCCTGATTGGATATTTCACAAAATACGGAGACGGTGCATGTGATATGGAACCAATCGGCGATTTGTACAAAACCAACGTTTATGAACTGGCCAGATGCCTGGAAGTTCCCGAAGAAATCATAAACAAGCCTCCAAGAGCAGGATTATGGAACAACCAGACGGATGAAGATGAAATTGGAATGACTTATGAACTGCTCGACAAGATTCTATACAGAAGCATTGAAAAGGAAGAATCAGGCGAAACAATAGCCGGAGAACTGGACATTTCAGTTGATGAAGTTAATGATATTATAGCTAGAGTTCAAAGGAACCAGCACAAAAGCCAAGTTCCTGAAAGCCCTAAAAAGACAAGAATGGTGATTTAG
- a CDS encoding amino acid ABC transporter substrate-binding protein, translating to MNKKILPILALLIIFLTVSTAHAGIFDFLDGNNSNTHSNVTNDNSTFVIGVNLEFPPFEYRINNGEIGGFDIDVAKEVCRRNNWTFQTVQIINWDSKEVELNSGEIDCIWSAFTMNNRENDYTWSDPYFNNTQVLVVKSNSNISSIDDLKGKTVEIQMGSSGADVLKEQDKSIVDTLKIQEVHDFNTAFMDLKSEGCDAVLVDVGLANYKIAENPNEFKVLDKPLSDEQYGIGFKKGNTELKDQVQKTLDEMFKDGTIDKIAANYSDYKIKEFLIYPK from the coding sequence ATGAATAAAAAAATATTACCAATTTTGGCACTGTTAATAATATTTTTAACAGTCAGTACTGCTCATGCCGGCATTTTTGATTTTCTGGACGGGAATAACTCAAACACCCATTCCAATGTAACGAATGATAACAGCACATTTGTCATAGGAGTTAATTTGGAATTTCCACCATTCGAATATCGAATTAATAATGGAGAGATAGGGGGATTTGATATAGACGTAGCCAAAGAGGTTTGCAGAAGGAATAACTGGACATTTCAAACCGTGCAGATAATTAACTGGGACTCTAAAGAGGTCGAACTCAATTCCGGAGAAATCGACTGTATTTGGAGCGCATTCACCATGAATAATCGTGAAAACGACTATACCTGGAGCGATCCATACTTCAACAACACCCAAGTACTGGTTGTAAAATCAAATTCAAATATTTCATCAATTGATGACCTGAAAGGAAAAACCGTAGAAATCCAAATGGGATCATCAGGAGCAGATGTGCTTAAAGAACAGGACAAATCCATTGTTGACACTTTAAAAATACAGGAAGTGCATGATTTCAACACTGCATTCATGGATTTGAAAAGCGAAGGATGCGATGCGGTGCTTGTGGATGTCGGACTTGCAAACTATAAAATAGCAGAAAATCCAAATGAATTTAAAGTATTGGATAAACCGTTATCAGATGAGCAATACGGCATCGGATTTAAAAAAGGCAATACTGAGCTAAAAGACCAGGTTCAAAAGACTTTAGATGAAATGTTTAAGGACGGAACCATTGACAAAATCGCAGCTAACTACAGCGACTACAAGATAAAGGAATTCTTAATATATCCTAAGTAA
- a CDS encoding DUF3089 domain-containing protein produces the protein MFEKDFVGEAPDYSDSENWLALPEKPDKDVDLLFLYPSSCNDPEANIICEIDNASMREGAKNYFAIEATAFDGVANIFAPYWRQVNGVKLPMMSFEEVNDAEWAEPRTDVYAALDYYFENLNDGRPYFFAGHSQGSRLCYIVLSEYMKEHPEYYENMIAAYCIGDSLTSHYLEENPHVKAAQSADDLGVVVSWNTEGPANKGKPSLVISPGAISINPLNWCVDETPADAEMNLGTFVPNPLESVLVELPIKADAVIDLERGSVMVTNPEFEKYAVSKLLGLEALDHVFGPVSYHACDYTFFYLNIRENAQTRAEAWFEIH, from the coding sequence ATGTTTGAAAAAGATTTTGTTGGAGAAGCGCCGGATTACTCAGATAGTGAAAACTGGCTTGCGCTTCCCGAAAAACCGGATAAGGATGTTGATTTGCTGTTTCTTTACCCTTCAAGCTGCAACGATCCCGAAGCGAATATTATATGTGAAATCGACAATGCATCAATGAGGGAAGGTGCAAAGAATTATTTTGCCATCGAAGCCACTGCATTCGATGGAGTTGCAAATATTTTTGCCCCGTACTGGAGGCAGGTTAATGGAGTGAAGCTACCTATGATGAGCTTTGAGGAAGTCAATGATGCGGAATGGGCGGAACCAAGAACGGATGTTTATGCCGCTTTGGATTATTATTTTGAAAATCTCAATGACGGTCGCCCCTATTTCTTTGCCGGACATTCTCAGGGGTCCAGATTATGTTATATTGTCTTGTCTGAGTATATGAAGGAGCATCCGGAATACTATGAAAACATGATTGCTGCCTATTGCATCGGGGACTCTTTAACAAGTCATTATCTTGAGGAAAACCCTCATGTCAAGGCGGCCCAGTCAGCCGATGATTTGGGAGTCGTTGTTTCATGGAATACTGAAGGGCCTGCAAACAAGGGAAAACCTTCACTTGTGATTTCTCCAGGAGCTATATCAATAAATCCTCTTAATTGGTGTGTTGATGAAACTCCTGCCGATGCGGAAATGAATCTTGGAACTTTCGTACCGAATCCGTTAGAATCAGTATTGGTGGAACTGCCGATAAAGGCGGATGCCGTAATCGACCTTGAAAGGGGTTCGGTCATGGTGACGAATCCTGAATTTGAAAAATATGCTGTATCTAAGCTTCTTGGCCTTGAAGCCTTGGATCACGTTTTCGGACCTGTTAGTTATCATGCATGCGATTACACGTTCTTTTATTTGAATATCCGTGAAAATGCCCAAACAAGGGCTGAAGCATGGTTTGAGATTCATTAA
- a CDS encoding alpha/beta hydrolase — protein sequence MSKMSKIVETVMDKKHREYVDDADKADEHMQERSLDEDEVYKIPKMPYHTKVESRDMFDCQMIVYNDVEDAERLVIYLHGGIYVNEMRKPHVIFCDKLAKKVNACVFAPVYPLAPNHTYEETYEIVEKLYRHLLEMDKPIVIMGDSAGGGLSVAFCEYLAANDLPQPQNLIPISPWLDVSMSGDYDEVEFDPMLGIDGLREMGETWAGDLDPKDYKVSPMFGDVSNLAKTTLFVGTHEIFYPDVVKFYNKLIENGVDAELNVGEEMTHVYAIYPLVPESKEAFNHIVEVILD from the coding sequence ATGTCAAAGATGTCAAAGATTGTGGAAACTGTAATGGACAAAAAGCATCGCGAATACGTTGACGATGCAGATAAAGCCGACGAACATATGCAGGAGCGTTCTCTGGATGAGGACGAAGTTTATAAGATCCCGAAAATGCCATATCACACTAAAGTTGAAAGCAGGGACATGTTCGATTGTCAGATGATAGTCTATAACGATGTTGAAGATGCCGAGCGCCTAGTCATTTATCTTCATGGGGGAATATATGTAAATGAAATGAGAAAGCCTCACGTCATATTTTGCGATAAGCTTGCAAAAAAGGTCAACGCATGCGTATTCGCTCCGGTTTATCCTCTAGCTCCGAACCATACCTATGAGGAAACCTATGAAATCGTTGAAAAGCTCTACAGGCATTTGCTTGAGATGGATAAGCCAATCGTAATAATGGGAGATTCTGCCGGCGGAGGATTATCCGTAGCATTCTGTGAATATCTTGCGGCCAATGATTTGCCTCAGCCTCAAAACCTGATTCCAATTTCTCCATGGCTTGACGTATCAATGTCCGGGGATTATGATGAGGTTGAATTCGATCCGATGCTTGGAATCGACGGTCTGCGCGAAATGGGTGAAACCTGGGCAGGTGATCTTGACCCAAAAGACTATAAGGTAAGCCCGATGTTCGGAGATGTTTCAAATCTTGCCAAAACGACCCTTTTTGTAGGAACTCATGAAATATTCTATCCTGATGTCGTAAAGTTCTATAATAAGTTAATAGAAAACGGTGTTGACGCCGAGCTGAATGTCGGTGAGGAAATGACTCACGTCTATGCCATTTATCCTTTGGTTCCCGAATCAAAAGAGGCGTTCAATCATATCGTTGAAGTAATTCTTGATTAA
- a CDS encoding TRC40/GET3/ArsA family transport-energizing ATPase, translated as MAFKDYFKFNKDKTTFIFVGGKGGVGKTSISSATALWLAEQGKKTLVVSTDPAHSLSDSLEVPIGHYPREIKTNLFAVEIDPDEAMAEKQNALEAQKNSSSPDALGGLDFLSDQMDLASSSPGADEVAAFEVFLSVMTSNEFDVVVFDTAPTGHTLRLLSFPEVMDSWVGKAMIAKAKLGSVANSLKNIMPFMDAVDNPQTAEDLKRTKEQIDEAKKVLSDPDRTTFKMVVIPEEMSIYESERALEALEKNDMVVDSVIVNQVMPDICDCDFCHSRHKLQQKRLALISQKFPNQKIAEVPLFKDEVKGQEKLLNLAHILYEDKDNDEVAQEAIQL; from the coding sequence TTGGCATTTAAAGATTATTTCAAATTCAATAAAGATAAAACAACTTTCATTTTCGTAGGTGGAAAAGGAGGTGTTGGAAAAACATCAATATCCTCCGCTACTGCATTATGGCTGGCTGAACAGGGCAAGAAAACGTTGGTAGTATCAACAGACCCTGCACATTCACTTTCAGATTCCCTTGAAGTGCCAATCGGCCATTATCCTCGCGAAATCAAAACGAATCTCTTTGCTGTTGAAATCGACCCAGATGAAGCTATGGCCGAAAAGCAAAACGCTTTGGAAGCTCAAAAGAATTCCTCTTCACCAGATGCCCTTGGAGGACTTGATTTCCTAAGCGATCAGATGGATTTGGCATCATCCTCTCCTGGAGCTGATGAAGTGGCAGCATTCGAGGTATTCCTCTCAGTAATGACTTCAAACGAATTCGACGTTGTGGTATTCGATACCGCACCTACCGGACACACGTTAAGGCTTCTGTCATTTCCTGAAGTAATGGATTCCTGGGTAGGAAAGGCAATGATTGCAAAGGCCAAACTCGGTTCAGTTGCAAATTCCTTAAAAAACATCATGCCGTTTATGGATGCCGTTGACAATCCGCAAACCGCAGAGGATTTGAAAAGAACAAAAGAACAAATCGATGAGGCTAAAAAGGTATTGTCCGACCCGGACAGGACCACTTTCAAGATGGTTGTAATTCCTGAGGAGATGTCCATTTACGAATCAGAAAGGGCTCTTGAAGCGCTTGAGAAAAACGATATGGTTGTCGACAGCGTAATCGTCAATCAGGTAATGCCGGATATCTGTGACTGTGATTTCTGCCATTCAAGGCACAAGCTGCAGCAGAAACGTCTGGCATTAATCAGTCAAAAGTTCCCAAATCAAAAAATAGCTGAAGTTCCTTTATTCAAGGATGAAGTAAAAGGCCAGGAAAAGCTTTTGAACTTGGCTCACATCCTTTACGAAGACAAGGATAATGATGAAGTGGCTCAAGAGGCCATACAGCTTTAA
- a CDS encoding Ig-like domain-containing protein produces MIKKTGILIFIFLTIFLTGSVSASELENETMMEKSITQDSVHIETSDVEMFYKDGTRFTAQIHDKKPISNATVVFSLNGVDYKRQSNEYGLSSIALNLNSGKYSITTTSYNISVNNTIDIKSTIYSSDVVKIYRNSTQYYARFIDDTGDALKNTPVSFNINGVYYTRMTNENGVARLNLNLEQGSYILTAINPKTTEMISNNITILPTITNNRDLVKYYRNDSRYSVTVLEKNGERVGSGHEVEFNINGVLYYRQTDVSGTASLNINLNPGEYIITAHYDGCRVSNRIRVLSTLTAKDVEMTYKDGTKFKAYLVDGKGNALENEKVTFNINGVFYTRTTDINGMASLNINLQTGSYIITSENNGLMISNKIIITEKIKESIKNTPFTYEIGIPNYVNVTYPYVSENSVYTIESGINGIIRMEKNQLINIQIGYKYYTFSTGYMPEYSATYLGSEYYLLPFDSSPTQHSYRYENLTGNGLILHRSANYTHFIYRNNCTSNVEQFGAYIDKGPDKSEIITYIQNGECVAKVSFQTMSFDELGVKYAISKYNGCSIYDFNYKSYDELTKGNKIRFANTGEEVSFDYFGKKITGYISEENIVTRFSSANCIEFEKEELITYGLSDKYKRDFDVMQSFAIINTKMTDGIIRDWISRESEYKSNAGIQSLYTMFLTDINTCYLSDALADELTREYEIRWMRGKNTVILGAMNWENTYQHILTPDMGRIIIADNESDIISFRFVNSILLSKIEERSLMPIAQDADVEISSVFDEIFNSISSYKVSVVYYNNTAVISDESVKSVFLIDLTTGLVTPLSINDGFAYKGVTISRDCGLCSIASTEKGVLKNVNNGLMQINSVLDYISDNIQPLTTLIFKGALISKGFIGVLLGGGLSLGLGLVGTASGIQGIGVYFAENYISDNDLHTAYDHFTFTRPGYLQNTKIYNIPTEDGRVDYIEIPIKSDNSYDRENVKYISNGNVRTLTKKETYNYFTEESWDAFSVPQKYWR; encoded by the coding sequence ATGATTAAAAAAACAGGAATATTGATTTTCATTTTCTTGACTATTTTTTTAACTGGCTCAGTTTCGGCCAGCGAGCTGGAAAATGAAACAATGATGGAAAAAAGCATTACACAAGACAGCGTTCACATAGAAACCTCTGATGTGGAAATGTTTTACAAGGACGGCACAAGGTTTACGGCGCAAATTCATGATAAAAAGCCTATCAGCAATGCAACTGTCGTTTTCAGCCTGAACGGAGTTGACTATAAACGGCAAAGCAACGAATATGGCCTCTCATCAATAGCCCTAAATCTGAACAGTGGAAAATACAGCATTACGACAACGTCATACAATATTTCGGTAAACAACACGATTGACATTAAAAGCACGATTTATTCATCAGATGTTGTCAAGATTTACAGGAATTCAACCCAATATTACGCCAGATTCATTGACGATACCGGAGATGCATTAAAAAACACTCCCGTTTCATTCAACATCAACGGCGTATATTATACCAGAATGACAAACGAAAACGGAGTGGCCAGGCTCAATCTGAACTTGGAGCAGGGTTCGTATATTTTAACCGCAATCAACCCCAAAACAACGGAAATGATAAGCAATAACATTACCATACTGCCGACGATTACCAACAACAGAGATCTGGTTAAGTACTATAGAAACGACTCCAGATACAGCGTTACCGTGCTTGAAAAGAACGGTGAAAGGGTGGGATCCGGCCATGAGGTGGAATTCAACATTAATGGCGTGCTATATTACCGGCAGACTGACGTCAGCGGAACGGCAAGCCTTAACATTAACCTGAATCCCGGCGAATACATCATTACCGCCCATTATGATGGCTGCAGGGTTTCAAACAGAATCAGGGTACTGTCCACATTAACGGCAAAAGACGTTGAAATGACATATAAGGACGGCACCAAGTTCAAGGCATATCTTGTTGACGGTAAAGGAAATGCCCTTGAAAACGAAAAGGTCACTTTCAACATCAACGGGGTTTTCTACACGAGAACAACCGACATTAACGGAATGGCAAGCCTTAACATCAATCTCCAGACGGGAAGCTACATTATCACCTCGGAAAACAACGGTCTTATGATATCAAACAAAATCATCATAACGGAAAAAATCAAGGAAAGCATTAAGAATACACCTTTCACCTATGAAATCGGAATACCGAATTACGTGAACGTGACATATCCATATGTTTCAGAAAACAGCGTTTACACGATTGAAAGCGGTATCAACGGCATCATAAGGATGGAAAAGAATCAGCTGATCAATATCCAGATAGGATACAAATATTATACCTTTTCAACAGGCTACATGCCGGAATACAGCGCAACATATCTGGGCTCTGAATACTACCTGCTGCCGTTTGACAGCAGCCCGACCCAGCACAGCTACAGATATGAGAATCTAACCGGTAACGGACTGATTCTTCACAGAAGCGCGAACTATACCCATTTCATATACAGAAACAACTGCACAAGCAACGTTGAGCAGTTCGGGGCCTATATCGATAAGGGGCCAGACAAGAGTGAAATCATCACATACATCCAAAACGGAGAATGTGTTGCCAAGGTAAGCTTCCAGACAATGAGCTTTGATGAGCTTGGAGTGAAATACGCCATTTCCAAATATAACGGATGCAGCATTTACGACTTCAACTACAAAAGCTACGACGAACTGACAAAAGGAAACAAGATAAGATTCGCAAATACCGGCGAGGAAGTAAGCTTCGACTACTTTGGAAAGAAAATCACCGGATACATAAGCGAAGAGAATATCGTTACCCGTTTCAGCTCTGCAAACTGCATCGAATTCGAAAAGGAAGAGCTGATAACCTACGGATTGAGCGACAAGTACAAGCGTGACTTCGATGTTATGCAGTCATTTGCCATAATCAACACGAAAATGACTGACGGCATAATCCGGGACTGGATTTCAAGGGAAAGCGAATACAAGTCAAATGCGGGAATACAAAGCCTTTATACGATGTTTTTAACCGATATAAATACCTGCTATCTAAGCGATGCTTTGGCTGACGAGCTGACGAGAGAATATGAAATCAGATGGATGCGAGGAAAAAATACCGTCATTTTAGGTGCCATGAATTGGGAAAACACCTATCAGCACATATTAACGCCAGATATGGGTCGAATAATTATCGCAGACAATGAAAGCGACATCATCAGCTTCCGCTTTGTCAATTCAATTCTATTGTCAAAGATAGAGGAGCGTTCATTAATGCCGATAGCCCAAGACGCTGACGTTGAGATAAGCTCAGTATTTGATGAAATATTCAATTCCATCAGTTCCTATAAGGTAAGCGTTGTGTACTACAACAATACCGCAGTTATAAGTGATGAAAGCGTAAAATCCGTCTTTTTAATCGATTTGACGACGGGACTGGTTACGCCATTGTCAATTAATGACGGCTTTGCCTATAAGGGAGTGACGATATCAAGGGACTGCGGACTGTGCAGCATCGCCAGCACGGAAAAGGGAGTCCTTAAAAACGTCAACAATGGATTAATGCAGATAAACAGCGTATTGGACTATATAAGCGACAATATCCAGCCGCTAACTACGTTAATCTTTAAGGGAGCGTTAATATCAAAAGGATTTATCGGAGTGCTTCTCGGAGGCGGCCTGTCACTGGGATTAGGCCTTGTCGGTACCGCCTCAGGTATTCAGGGAATCGGAGTCTATTTTGCGGAAAATTACATCAGCGACAATGATCTCCACACAGCATACGACCATTTCACATTCACACGACCGGGATATCTGCAGAATACGAAAATTTACAATATTCCAACCGAAGACGGGCGTGTGGACTACATAGAAATTCCGATTAAAAGTGACAATAGCTATGACCGGGAAAATGTAAAATATATAAGTAATGGAAATGTTAGAACATTAACTAAAAAAGAAACATACAATTACTTTACAGAAGAAAGCTGGGATGCCTTCAGCGTTCCCCAGAAATACTGGAGATAA